One Amphiprion ocellaris isolate individual 3 ecotype Okinawa chromosome 5, ASM2253959v1, whole genome shotgun sequence genomic region harbors:
- the iffo2b gene encoding intermediate filament family orphan 2 isoform X2, with the protein MNSLFFSDTPPGPVCNVPTGSGAVTSALRNDLGSNIHVLKTLNLRFRCFLAKVHELERRNKLLEGQLQQALQRPQYRHLYAREVAVQTDGPESRLPGTIWSFTHVRRQGERFETLHAPGVTWTHPDGVGVQIDTITPEVRALYNVLAKVKRERDEYRRKWEEELSKRQQLESTVESLQQSARDSSEVQDELSEKVDRLKAELVVFKSLMSDQMSDLDSKIQEKARRVDMDICRRIDITAKLCDVAQQRNSEDMSKMFNVSPVRSLPEKGAMACCRRKERKVVSDEETSEMDAEPSPTEEEVPGSLNITDEMKRMLNQLRETFEIDDDCDSLTWEENEETLLLWEDFTNYNLPCAITATPCTTACPCDSTVEAADPDSQDGSLGSLIDETESLFKTREQEYQETIGQIEMELATAKSDMNRHLHEYMEMCSMKRGLDVQMETCRRMIKGGRNSPSFSSVASSDSGNTDEIQDEILDKDPEAEVPVS; encoded by the exons ATGAACTCGCTGTTTTTCTCCGATACTCCGCCCGGTCCAGTCTGCAACGTCCCCACCGGGTCGGGCGCGGTGACCAGCGCCCTGCGTAACGACCTGGGCTCCAACATCCATGTGCTGAAAACCCTCAACCTGCGATTCCGCTGCTTCCTTGCCAAAGTCCACGAGCTGGAGAGGAGGAACAAACTGCTGGAGGGCCAGCTGCAGCAAGCTCTGCAGAGACCGCAGTACCGACACCTTTACGCCCGGGAAGTCGCCGTGCAGACGGACGGCCCCGAGTCCAGGCTGCCGGGCACCATCTGGAGCTTCACCCACGTCCGGAGGCAAGGAGAGCGCTTCGAGACCCTGCACGCGCCCGGGGTGACGTGGACGCACCCGGACGGAGTTGGGGTCCAGATAGACACCATCACCCCAGAAGTGAGGGCTCTGTACAACGTGCTGGCCAAAGTCAAGCGGGAGAGGGACGAGTACAGGAGGAA ATGGGAGGAGGAGTTGTCCAAACGTCAGCAGCTGGAGTCCACGGTGGAATCCCTGCAGCAG AGCGCCAGGGACTCATCAGAGGTCCAGGATGAGCTGAGCGAGAAGGTGGACAGACTGAAGGCTGAACTCGTCGTCTTCAAGAGTCTGATGAGTGAT CAAATGTCTGACCTGGACTCTAAGATTCAGGAGAAAGCCAGGCGGGTGGACATGGACATCTGCAGGCGGATCGACATCACGGCCAAACTGTGTGACGTGGCTCAGCAACGCAACTCAGAGGACATGTCAAAGATGTTCAACGTCAGTCCTGTCAGGTCGCTCCCAGAGAAG ggtGCCATGGCCTGCTGCAGGAGAAAAGAGCGCAAAGTCGTGTCTGATGAGGAGACATCAGAGATGGATGCCGAACCCAGCCCTACAGAAGAAGAGGTCCCTGGGTCGCTCAACATCACAGACGAGATGAAACGCATGCTAAACCAGCT GCGCGAGACGTTTGAAATCGACGACGACTGCGACAGTCTGACATGGGAGGAGAACGAGGAGACTCTGCTGCTGTGGGAGGACTTCACAAACTACAACTTGCCGTGCGCCATCACTGCGACTCCCTGCACAACCGCCTGCCCCTGTGACAGCACAGTGGAAGCTGCTGATCCA GACTCCCAGGATGGAAGTCTTGGCAGCCTCATCGATGAAACAGAGTCACTATTTAAGACCAGAGAGCAGGAGTACCAGGAGACCATCGGCCAGATCGAG aTGGAATTGGCCACAGCAAAGAGCGACATGAACCGACACCTGCACGAGTACATGGAGATGTGCAGCATGAAAAGAGGCCTCGACGTGCAGATGGAAACCTGTCGACGGATGATAAAAGGTGGCAGGAACTCTCCTTCTTTCAGCTCTGTGGCAAGCAGTGACTCAGGGAACACAGACGAGATACAGGACGAGATTTTGGACAAGGACCCAGAAGCTGAAGTCCCTGTTAGTTGA
- the iffo2b gene encoding intermediate filament family orphan 2 isoform X1, translating into MNSLFFSDTPPGPVCNVPTGSGAVTSALRNDLGSNIHVLKTLNLRFRCFLAKVHELERRNKLLEGQLQQALQRPQYRHLYAREVAVQTDGPESRLPGTIWSFTHVRRQGERFETLHAPGVTWTHPDGVGVQIDTITPEVRALYNVLAKVKRERDEYRRKWEEELSKRQQLESTVESLQQSARDSSEVQDELSEKVDRLKAELVVFKSLMSDQMSDLDSKIQEKARRVDMDICRRIDITAKLCDVAQQRNSEDMSKMFNVSPVRSLPEKGAMACCRRKERKVVSDEETSEMDAEPSPTEEEVPGSLNITDEMKRMLNQLHCSDNSFVARRETFEIDDDCDSLTWEENEETLLLWEDFTNYNLPCAITATPCTTACPCDSTVEAADPDSQDGSLGSLIDETESLFKTREQEYQETIGQIEMELATAKSDMNRHLHEYMEMCSMKRGLDVQMETCRRMIKGGRNSPSFSSVASSDSGNTDEIQDEILDKDPEAEVPVS; encoded by the exons ATGAACTCGCTGTTTTTCTCCGATACTCCGCCCGGTCCAGTCTGCAACGTCCCCACCGGGTCGGGCGCGGTGACCAGCGCCCTGCGTAACGACCTGGGCTCCAACATCCATGTGCTGAAAACCCTCAACCTGCGATTCCGCTGCTTCCTTGCCAAAGTCCACGAGCTGGAGAGGAGGAACAAACTGCTGGAGGGCCAGCTGCAGCAAGCTCTGCAGAGACCGCAGTACCGACACCTTTACGCCCGGGAAGTCGCCGTGCAGACGGACGGCCCCGAGTCCAGGCTGCCGGGCACCATCTGGAGCTTCACCCACGTCCGGAGGCAAGGAGAGCGCTTCGAGACCCTGCACGCGCCCGGGGTGACGTGGACGCACCCGGACGGAGTTGGGGTCCAGATAGACACCATCACCCCAGAAGTGAGGGCTCTGTACAACGTGCTGGCCAAAGTCAAGCGGGAGAGGGACGAGTACAGGAGGAA ATGGGAGGAGGAGTTGTCCAAACGTCAGCAGCTGGAGTCCACGGTGGAATCCCTGCAGCAG AGCGCCAGGGACTCATCAGAGGTCCAGGATGAGCTGAGCGAGAAGGTGGACAGACTGAAGGCTGAACTCGTCGTCTTCAAGAGTCTGATGAGTGAT CAAATGTCTGACCTGGACTCTAAGATTCAGGAGAAAGCCAGGCGGGTGGACATGGACATCTGCAGGCGGATCGACATCACGGCCAAACTGTGTGACGTGGCTCAGCAACGCAACTCAGAGGACATGTCAAAGATGTTCAACGTCAGTCCTGTCAGGTCGCTCCCAGAGAAG ggtGCCATGGCCTGCTGCAGGAGAAAAGAGCGCAAAGTCGTGTCTGATGAGGAGACATCAGAGATGGATGCCGAACCCAGCCCTACAGAAGAAGAGGTCCCTGGGTCGCTCAACATCACAGACGAGATGAAACGCATGCTAAACCAGCT ACATTGCTCAGATAACTCCTTTGTTGCCAGGCGCGAGACGTTTGAAATCGACGACGACTGCGACAGTCTGACATGGGAGGAGAACGAGGAGACTCTGCTGCTGTGGGAGGACTTCACAAACTACAACTTGCCGTGCGCCATCACTGCGACTCCCTGCACAACCGCCTGCCCCTGTGACAGCACAGTGGAAGCTGCTGATCCA GACTCCCAGGATGGAAGTCTTGGCAGCCTCATCGATGAAACAGAGTCACTATTTAAGACCAGAGAGCAGGAGTACCAGGAGACCATCGGCCAGATCGAG aTGGAATTGGCCACAGCAAAGAGCGACATGAACCGACACCTGCACGAGTACATGGAGATGTGCAGCATGAAAAGAGGCCTCGACGTGCAGATGGAAACCTGTCGACGGATGATAAAAGGTGGCAGGAACTCTCCTTCTTTCAGCTCTGTGGCAAGCAGTGACTCAGGGAACACAGACGAGATACAGGACGAGATTTTGGACAAGGACCCAGAAGCTGAAGTCCCTGTTAGTTGA